One Salmo trutta chromosome 26, fSalTru1.1, whole genome shotgun sequence DNA window includes the following coding sequences:
- the il10ra gene encoding uncharacterized protein il10ra codes for MDWTFWISILTLLITSDYVSGKDLLKPVNLTVDIWDGEVTLLWDSPEGAPPLAQYQVQMARYVNSNWTNVTSCDRTQLTYCDLSYLIGDFFMVYKVRVRLVTENSISAWSRWKKFNPRESKLQHPSSTLLATSSSVTVSVHRKPLLKKIFPFGLTYTIYLQGRGQDNKTVVIQLKDENNEDKAEVQFTSLHWGQEYCVSLKVAGNGGEFTSEVSPEQCLLLPEQEWYILAVVSFSILSVMGVLVMLALCCFLRRPEKMPVALKSTGSGWQPLCVGDVPVEIVTDKGWFMSTARTDVMVWLADERTTLAGKGEQEEGEDRRTSLDSGACTKSHISGNGNGRSPEKQEDSGCGSLGAPESTVSSRSGTGEPPLLDRRINIDISLKEDSGVGLGCQLGCAGSLQGDDCGILPEMVMVTGDGYRSQSPFSVDTHFTETEQSFQQISCETVMADPVVGYRSGHMACVCLGASQCVWCQTRRHYEGSVDGQSVALFNFTEEQLNCSSLTGDICEMKSTCSSYKNNNLHIETVVNLEDSITFSHLPTCIGESFPLLTALSELPLAEGGLNCSVNTTLPSLGDLEVTFD; via the exons ATGGATTGGACCTTCTGGATTTCCATTCTTACCCTCCTGATCACCTCAGACTATGTGTCAG GTAAAGACCTACTGAAGCCAGTCAATCTGACGGTGGACATATGGGACGGGGAGGTGACGTTGCTCTGGGACTCCCCTGAAGGGGCCCCGCCACTGGCTCAGTACCAGGTGCAGATGGCCAG GTATGTCAATAGTAATTGGACCAATGTGACCAGCTGTGACAGGACCCAGCTGACATATTGTGACCTGTCCTACCTTATCGGTGACTTCTTCATGGTCTACAAGGTCCGGGTTCGACTGGTCACTGAGAACAGCATCTCTGCATGGTCACGGTGGAAGAAGTTCAACCCCAGAGAAA GTAAACTGCAGCATCCCTCCAGTACGCTGTTGGCCACCTCCAGTTCAGTAACAGTCAGTGTTCACAGGAAGCCATTACTAAAAAAGATCTTCCCATTTGGCCTGACTTATACTATCTACCTACAGGGAAGAGGGCAGGACAACAAG ACCGTTGTCATTCAATTGAAGGATGAAAACAATGAGGATAAGGCAGAAGTTCAGTTTACGTCTCTTCATTGGGGACAGGAGTACTGTGTCAGCCTCAAAGTTGCAGGCAACGGAGGAGAATTCACCAGTGAGGTCTCCCCTGAACAGTGCCTCCTGCTGCCAGAGCAAG AGTGGTATATCCTTGCTGTGGTGTCCTTCTCCATCCTAAGCGTGATGGGTGTCCTGGTCATGCTGGCCCTTTGCTGCTTCCTGAGGCGTCCTGAGAAAATGCCTGTTGCACTG AAATCCACAGGCAGTGGCTGGCAGCCTCTCTGTGTGGGAGATGTCCCAGTGGAGATCGTCACAGACAAAGGCTGGTTCATGAGCACCGCCAGAACTGATGTCATGGTCTGGTTGGCCGACGAAAGGACTACTCTAGCAGGCAAGGGAGAGCAGGAAGAAGGAGAGGACAGAAGGACGAGTCTGGACAGTGGGGCTTGCACTAAATCACACATTTCTGGGAATGGAAACGGAAGAAGTCCGGAAAAGCAAGAAGACAGTGGCTGTGGAAGCCTGGGAGCACCAGAGAGTACCGTCAGCAGCAGGAGTGGAACTGGAGAGCCCCCCCTGCTTGATAGGAGGATTAACATAGACATCAGCCTGAAAGAGGACAGTGGGGTGGGGCTGGGCTGCCAGTTAGGGTGTGCTGGGAGTCTACAGGGGGACGACTGTGGAATCTTGCCTGAGATGGTAATGGTCACAGGGGATGGCTACCGGAGCCAGAGTCCCTTTTCGGTGGACACCCATTTTACTGAGACAGAGCAGAGTTTTCAACAAATCTCATGCGAAACAGTTATGGCTGACCCTGTTGTGGGATACAGGTCAGGTCACATGGCATGTGTTTGTTTAGGGGCAAGCCAATGTGTTTGGTGCCAGACAAGAAGACACTATGAGGGGAGTGTCGATGGACAGTCTGTAGCCCTGTTTAATTTTACAGAGGAGCAGCTAAACTGCAGCAGTCTCACAGGTGACATATGTGAGATGAAATCTACATGCTCCAGCTATAAAAATAACAATCTCCACATAGAAACGGTGGTAAACTTGGAGGACTCCATAACCTTTTCCCACCTGCCTACATGCATCGGTGAATCCTTTCCACTCCTGACGGCTTTATCAGAGTTGCCCCTAGCGGAGGGAGGACTGAACTGCAGCGTGAACACTACGCTTCCTTCTCTGGGTGATTTGGAAGTGACATTTGATTGA